In one Dermatophagoides farinae isolate YC_2012a chromosome 4, ASM2471394v1, whole genome shotgun sequence genomic region, the following are encoded:
- the LOC124500422 gene encoding uncharacterized protein LOC124500422 translates to MKMFGYGSNPMNTKFLHHMIIVFMIISFNSSNHQTQAACISNETKSKCSMKYAQQIDLYASRLANVGKRGRFLPTNNAELEQFCNETKNMTISMENFMKQCCERELGHVAKIYLYSLRKNSKLLCSKRNNKRLTMITKLFATAPCINRRIRDFQCLAIFKNQTKHIMQYRDDKEKIRRGCCHYGDWIECEEKFINDLPCINNDQQREFAVDLLRSSRGDTQRFLCGDFDDTSDQCNHLKKLDPLLFDTKMRMDSRLQSLVFIGLHLLETIGKNTK, encoded by the exons atgaaaatgtttggaTATGGATCGAATCCGATgaatacaaaatttttacatcatatgattattgtatttatgataatttcattcaattcatcgaATCATCAAACTCAAGCAGCTTGTATTTCGAATGaaaccaaatcaaaatgttcaATGAAATATGCACAACAAATTGATCTTTATGCATCACGTTTAGCAAACGTTGGTAAACGTGGCCGTTTTCTACCGACAAACAATGCTGAATTGGAACAATTTTGCAA tgaaacaaaaaatatgacaatttcaatggaaaattttatgaaaCAATGCTGTGAACGTGAACTAGGACATGTAGCAAAAATCTATCTATATAgtttaagaaaaaattcaaaattactTTGTTCCAAACGTAATAATAAACGTTTAACAATGATAACAAAACTATTTGCCACCGCTCCTTGTATTAATCGACGAATACgtgattttcaatgtttggccatatttaaaaatcaaactaAACATATAATGCAATATCGTGATGATAAGGAAAAAATTCGTCGTGGTTGTTG TCATTATGGTGATTGGATTGAATGCGAAGagaaattcatcaatgatttaccatgtatcaataatgatcaacaacgtGAATTTGCTGTTGATCTATTACGATCATCACGTGGTGATACACAAAGATTTTTATGTGGCGATTTTGATGACACATCCGATCAATgtaatcatttaaaaaaattggatccattattatttgatacaAAAATGCGTATGGATTCACGGCTACAATCATTAGTGTTTATTGGTCTTCATCTACTTGAAACAATTGGAAAGAATACTAAATAA
- the LOC124490399 gene encoding uncharacterized protein LOC124490399, translating to MNVIYQRNLSLSISVIIISTMSMVTIAKFLAEKPECNEKRVNQVDHSSIALNMFGSNRRYPVKREDVKKFCDDTARHLDNLDKFTKECYTSDVQNMAKIFVYSNKRTMKMYCGNVGGGGGGRRKTKRLQKLLSIAPCLNIYLPQDKCLSQFIMKVRNLVQYQMNSEKIYHTCCYFVDLMKCFDNQLSKLSCATEERREEFAKLVRSLNGDMINVSCGDYNEQTDRCDYLKPLNQFKTNANTSQRLLDPKLRSFFFTSIAMFESIGNNTGST from the exons ATGAATGTGATTTATCAaagaaatttatcattatccatttcggtcattatcatttcaacaaTGTCAATGGTGACGATTGCGAAATTTTTGGCCGAAAAACctgaatgtaatgaaaaacgTGTCAATCAGgttgatcattcatcaattgcTTTGAATATGTTTGGTTCAAATCGTCGATATCCTGTTAAACGTGaagatgtgaaaaaattttgcga CGATACTGCACGTCATTTAGATAATTTGGATAAATTTACAAAAGAATGTTATACATCCGATGTACAGAATATGGCCAAAATATTTGTCTATAGTAATAAACgtacaatgaaaatgtattGTGGTAacgttggtggtggtggtggtggccgTCGTAAAACAAAACGtttacaaaaattattatcaattgcACCATGTTTAAATATATATCTACCACAAGATAAATGTTTATCACAATTTATAATGAAAGTTCGTAATCTTGTTCAATATCAGATGAATAGTGAAAAAATCTATCATACTTGTTG CTATTTTGTCGATCtaatgaaatgttttgataatcaattatcgAAATTATCTTGTGCAACCGAAGAACGTCGTGAAGAATTTGCCAAACTTGTTCGATCATTGAATGGTGATATGATTAATGTTTCTTGTGGTGATTACAATGAACAAACCGATCGTTGTGATTATTTGAAGCcattaaatcaatttaaaacCAATGCAAACACTTCACAACGATTATTAGATCCAAAATtacgttcattttttttcacaagtATTGCCATGTTTGAATCGATTGGTAATAATACTGGTAGtacataa
- the LOC124500420 gene encoding uncharacterized protein LOC124500420, with amino-acid sequence MKMSTFIMFRVIYLIIIIIDFINCKHHLLNKQKSNCNDQNLLKFDRNIMKIMTIGKMGRKFPANIDEVRSYCRETTEMTRYVEKVTNECFSIENGNIAKLFIFGLKRMTRQMCSKRKNRRLTLMLANAACHNRIVSNDKCLAIVTNQTKNLIPLNIGKDKINFMCCYYVEMLRCEERFYSQLPCSQQEGRNAWIDLIRSMNEDSLNFACGDYNEQTDRCDTINEPDFNRRNASIKIDKRFNSFMIAALELFDSLA; translated from the exons atgaAAATGTCAACGTTTATCATGTTTCgtgttatttatttaataattatcatcatagattttattaattgtaaacatcatttattaaataaacaaaaatccaattgtaatgatcaaaatctattgaaatttgatcgaaatattatgaaaataatgaccaTAGGTAAAATGGGACGAAAATTTCCAGCCAATATTGATGAAGTACGATCATATTGTCG tgaAACAACTGAAATGACCAGATATGTGGAAAAAGttacaaatgaatgtttttcaattgaaaatggtaaTATTGCTAAATTGTTTATATTTGGTTTGAAACGTATGACTAGACAAATGTGTTCAAAACGTAAAAATCGTCGTTTAACATTGATGTTGGCAAATGCTGCCTGTCATAATCGAATCGTTTCCAATGATAAATGTTTAGCTATTGTTactaatcaaacaaaaaatttaataccATTAAATATTGGTaaagataaaataaattttatgtGTTG CTATTATGTAGAAATGTTACGATGTGAAGAACGTTTCTATAGTCAATTACCGTGTTCACAACAGGAAGGTCGTAATGCATGGATTGATTTAATACgttcaatgaatgaagattcattaaattttgcTTGTGGTGATTATAATGAACAAACGGATCGTTGTGATACAATCAATGAACCAGATTTTAATCGTCGAAATGCATCAATTAAAATAGATAAAcgatttaattcattcatgattgCAGCATTAGaattattcgattcattaGCCTga